The DNA region GCATGATGACGAACAGGAGACGATAGTTATAACGGGAACCGGCGGCCAGGTCGGTGGCCCAATTGCCGGGATCCATGTATCCAACCGCAACGAGAAAGCCAGGCCCGGCGAAGGCTATCAGTTTGCGCAGAAATCCCGGCGCCACTGGTATTGGCAGGCTGGAGTGGATCTCTGGAAGGCTGGGCGTGTGAACTTCCCGCCGCCATGCACGTTCCTGAATTTTCATCTTCTCCGCCCTCCCCGGAGTTGGAACGCAAGTTCGAAATCATAACCCATGAACAAGCTTGGAGCCGAACAACGGCGCTCCCATCTGGCGTTCGGCAATGTTCTGTTGCACTGATTGACACAAGTACAATGGAATCCATAACCTTTGCAGGAGTGTCTTGGCTTCGGCGCGAAGTTTGCGCCAGCGCGGGTGAAAGAAAATGAGAGTTCTGGTTCTGGGTAGTGGCGGTCGCGAGCACGCGCTGGTATGGAAGCTGCGGCAATCGCCGAGGGTGACTGAGTTGTTTTGCGCTCCGGGAAACGGGGGCATCTGCGATGCGGCGGAATGCGTCGCCGTGGACCTGAAGAGCGTGGACTCCATCGTTGAGATCGCGAATCGAATCCGTCCGGACCTGACCGTTGTCGGGCCGGAATTGCCGCTGATGATGGGCGTCGTGGATGAGTTCCAGCGGCGCGGTTGGCCCATTTTTGGGCCGACGCAGGCTGCGGCACGGCTGGAATCAAGCAAGAGCTTCGCCAAGGAGTTCATGCAGCGGCATCGCATTCCTACGGCACGCTACGCCATCTGCACAACGGATCAGGAAGTGAAGGACGCGCTGGCGCACTTCCATCCTCCAATCGTGGTGAAGGCCGATGGACTCGCCGCGGGTAAAGGCGTGGTCATCGCCAAGACCAAAGAAGAGGCCACGACGGTCGCGGCCGAGATGCTCAGCGGAAAGATGCTTGGCGACGCTGGCCGGCGCGTGGTGGTGGAAGAGTTTCTTGAAGGCGAAGAGCTTTCGTTCCTGGTGATGAGCGATGGCGAGCGCGTAGCTCCGCTGGTCGCGGCACAGGATCACAAGCGCGTAGGCGACGGCGACACTGGCCCAAACACGGGCGGCATGGGGGCGTACTCCACGGCCAACATCGTGGACGACAAGATGCGGGACTGGCTGATCGCCCACGTCGCGCGCCCGGTCGTGGCCGGAATGGCCGCGGAAGGCGCAGAATATAAAGGCATTCTTTACTGCGGACTGATGATGACGGCGCGCGGCCCCGTCGTGCTGGAGTTCAATTGCAGATTGGGCGACCCGGAGACGCAGCCAATCCTTATGCGCATGGAGAGCGACCTGGTCGAAGCCATCGAAGCGAGCATCGAAGGGCGCGTCAGCGATGGTGATTTCAAGTGGTCGAGTGATGCAGCGGTTTGCGTTGTAGTGGCTTCCGGCGGCTACCCGGGTGCCT from Clostridia bacterium includes:
- the purD gene encoding phosphoribosylamine--glycine ligase, whose translation is MRVLVLGSGGREHALVWKLRQSPRVTELFCAPGNGGICDAAECVAVDLKSVDSIVEIANRIRPDLTVVGPELPLMMGVVDEFQRRGWPIFGPTQAAARLESSKSFAKEFMQRHRIPTARYAICTTDQEVKDALAHFHPPIVVKADGLAAGKGVVIAKTKEEATTVAAEMLSGKMLGDAGRRVVVEEFLEGEELSFLVMSDGERVAPLVAAQDHKRVGDGDTGPNTGGMGAYSTANIVDDKMRDWLIAHVARPVVAGMAAEGAEYKGILYCGLMMTARGPVVLEFNCRLGDPETQPILMRMESDLVEAIEASIEGRVSDGDFKWSSDAAVCVVVASGGYPGAFEVGKRIQGIEAADELPGVKVFHAGTDKRDGAFYTSGGRVLGVTARGTTLQEAVSRAYEATGKIHFEDMHYRKDIAVRGLKQAAK